A section of the Paenibacillus aurantius genome encodes:
- a CDS encoding ABC transporter permease yields the protein MHSRAQRWRRHWERDKYLYLLLVPVVLYFIIFKYLPMLGEVMAFKNYRLSEGIWGSPWVGLDQFRKLFTSRDFVQILRNTLLLNVYSLVFAFPVPILLALMLNEVRSELYKRVLQNFLYIPHFMSWIVLGGIVIALLSPSTGVINSILKAFGLEPVYFMASTFWWPITFVGSSIWREAGFGTILFLAAMAAINPQLYEAAAIDGAGKLRQVWHVTLPGIRSTIAILLVLQVGRMMDVGFEQVYSLQNSTVASVAEVISTYVYKRGIVGLQYSYTTALGLFQSVVSLLLVISVNRLIRAMGERGLW from the coding sequence ATGCATTCAAGAGCGCAGCGGTGGCGCAGGCATTGGGAACGGGACAAATATTTATATCTGCTTCTCGTCCCGGTCGTCTTGTACTTTATTATTTTTAAATATTTGCCGATGCTGGGCGAGGTCATGGCTTTTAAAAATTACCGGTTATCGGAAGGAATTTGGGGAAGTCCCTGGGTAGGACTGGACCAGTTCCGAAAGCTTTTCACCAGCCGGGACTTTGTTCAAATCCTGAGGAACACGCTTCTGTTGAATGTGTACAGTCTTGTTTTTGCCTTTCCGGTTCCGATCCTGCTCGCCCTCATGCTGAACGAAGTCCGGTCGGAGCTGTACAAACGGGTTCTGCAAAATTTTCTTTACATTCCTCACTTCATGTCTTGGATCGTACTCGGCGGGATCGTGATTGCGCTCTTATCGCCGAGTACGGGAGTCATCAACTCGATCCTGAAGGCGTTCGGGCTCGAACCGGTCTACTTCATGGCGAGCACCTTCTGGTGGCCGATTACGTTCGTCGGCTCCAGCATATGGCGGGAGGCCGGCTTCGGAACCATCCTGTTCCTGGCGGCCATGGCTGCGATCAATCCGCAGCTGTATGAAGCGGCGGCCATAGACGGAGCGGGCAAGCTGCGGCAGGTATGGCATGTGACGCTTCCGGGAATCCGGAGCACCATAGCCATTCTGCTTGTCCTCCAGGTAGGACGGATGATGGATGTCGGCTTCGAGCAGGTCTACTCCCTGCAAAATTCAACGGTGGCCAGCGTGGCTGAGGTCATCAGCACTTACGTGTACAAGCGGGGAATCGTCGGCCTGCAGTACAGCTATACGACGGCGCTGGGGTTATTCCAATCGGTCGTATCGTTACTTCTAGTCATTTCCGTCAATCGCTTGATCCGGGCGATGGGGGAGAGGGGGTTGTGGTAG
- a CDS encoding helix-turn-helix domain-containing protein encodes MSIFQYRSTKRTVAVLLILLFLVVSAISFLSYWVATSRLKYESTNTHIAMLSQIDHKIELMLQAIDKETIQMLANEEVNKFFDHTMTEAESRDNAYRLSGYFTRFVNAGEYVYSVDLYSYDRGQLFSGGAIKEEQTPEDSSWISQFAKYDGYSNWLPTRRVPLSASNFPIYRNVVTLVRTYPLIHSPGFRRGAVAVNIKEEALYQLLSDAKSRMMGDIFILGHNGSLMSGADKSKLGEDMSRVPVLSEVMKGGEEGFFKASPQDVASSVFYVTSPYTGWKIVNIVPEIQLNQPLIKIRNALIIIALLLFLTAGVLAVLLGLWTFHPLNRFLMNLSKKLKAHPLYEGADWGKGNEFARFENAVQNILTDSESLQAQIKESKPIMKWRLLMDLLTNFPRPYGNIEKYMDVVGVHLHSKHFIVMSAEYDRKADVNSKRDLHLYAYALCNVAEELINAESKGAAIEWEDGQCAIILSFDDEDPVKHALRAVAIADMLKNYLQDQFRRTISIGIGSEVHRMQDIHLSHKQSIEALKYKLVMGDNTIIAADDIQDYGFGAFHRLFALTEGMIDSVKVLDEERMSQQLKDWFDKLASSKIPPDTIKQLIVQLLMKAAVVAGEIGVAHEELVPAESMSETLEQYESLEQIREFAARILSGYIEGIRLKRNSREKSESVDKIIKYIQSHYRHSDLSLNYLSDHFRVSVSHLSKMFKEYTGSNFIDYLMEIRIEKAKELLAGSQEKIRDIAEAVGYTNVNSFTRIFKKITGLTPSEFREREWAKEEEEQAGSA; translated from the coding sequence ATGAGCATCTTTCAGTACCGGTCAACGAAGAGAACGGTTGCGGTGCTGCTTATTCTTCTGTTCCTTGTCGTTTCGGCCATTTCCTTCCTGTCCTATTGGGTGGCCACAAGCCGGTTGAAGTATGAATCGACGAATACGCATATCGCCATGCTGAGCCAGATCGATCATAAGATCGAACTGATGCTGCAGGCGATTGATAAAGAAACGATCCAGATGCTGGCGAACGAGGAGGTCAATAAATTTTTCGATCACACCATGACCGAAGCGGAGAGCAGGGACAACGCTTACCGCCTAAGCGGTTATTTCACTCGTTTCGTCAACGCCGGCGAGTATGTGTACTCCGTGGATCTGTATTCCTACGACAGAGGCCAGCTGTTTTCCGGTGGAGCGATCAAGGAAGAGCAGACCCCGGAGGATTCGAGCTGGATCAGCCAATTTGCCAAGTACGACGGCTATTCGAATTGGCTGCCGACCCGCCGGGTTCCCTTGAGCGCCTCGAACTTTCCGATTTACCGCAATGTCGTCACGCTCGTACGAACCTATCCGCTTATCCACTCCCCGGGCTTCCGGCGGGGAGCCGTTGCCGTAAATATTAAGGAAGAGGCCTTGTATCAGCTGCTGAGCGATGCCAAAAGCCGGATGATGGGCGACATCTTCATTCTGGGTCATAACGGAAGCTTGATGTCGGGTGCGGACAAAAGCAAGCTCGGGGAGGACATGAGCCGTGTCCCTGTCCTTTCTGAAGTTATGAAAGGCGGGGAGGAAGGGTTTTTCAAAGCATCACCGCAAGATGTGGCTAGCTCCGTCTTTTACGTGACCTCTCCCTACACGGGCTGGAAGATCGTCAATATCGTGCCGGAAATTCAACTGAACCAGCCGCTCATCAAAATCCGCAATGCCCTCATCATCATTGCCCTGCTTCTGTTCCTTACGGCGGGCGTCCTCGCGGTCCTCCTGGGGCTGTGGACGTTCCATCCGCTTAACCGTTTCCTTATGAATCTGAGCAAGAAGCTGAAAGCTCATCCGCTTTATGAAGGGGCGGACTGGGGAAAGGGGAACGAATTTGCCCGCTTCGAGAATGCCGTCCAGAACATCCTGACGGACAGCGAATCGCTCCAGGCTCAAATCAAGGAAAGCAAGCCGATTATGAAGTGGCGGCTCCTGATGGACCTTCTCACCAACTTTCCCCGGCCCTATGGGAATATCGAGAAGTACATGGATGTGGTGGGCGTGCATTTGCATTCGAAGCACTTCATCGTCATGAGCGCCGAGTACGACCGTAAAGCGGATGTAAACTCGAAACGTGACCTTCACTTGTATGCCTATGCCCTTTGCAACGTGGCGGAAGAGCTCATCAACGCCGAAAGCAAAGGGGCCGCCATCGAATGGGAAGACGGTCAGTGCGCGATTATCCTCAGCTTCGATGATGAGGATCCCGTGAAGCATGCTCTTCGCGCCGTTGCCATTGCCGATATGCTGAAGAATTACCTGCAGGACCAGTTCAGGAGAACCATCTCCATCGGAATCGGCAGCGAGGTTCATCGGATGCAGGACATTCATTTGTCCCACAAGCAGTCCATAGAGGCTCTCAAATACAAGCTGGTGATGGGGGATAACACCATCATCGCGGCGGACGATATTCAGGACTACGGCTTCGGAGCCTTCCATCGGTTGTTTGCTCTGACGGAGGGTATGATCGATTCCGTCAAGGTGCTGGACGAAGAGAGAATGAGTCAGCAGCTTAAGGATTGGTTCGACAAGCTTGCCTCGTCCAAAATCCCGCCCGATACCATCAAGCAGCTGATCGTGCAGCTGCTTATGAAAGCAGCGGTGGTAGCCGGGGAAATCGGCGTGGCCCATGAGGAGCTCGTCCCGGCCGAGAGCATGTCCGAAACGCTGGAGCAGTACGAAAGCCTCGAGCAGATCCGGGAGTTTGCCGCACGCATCCTGTCGGGCTACATCGAGGGCATCCGCCTCAAGCGGAACAGCCGGGAGAAAAGCGAATCCGTCGACAAGATCATCAAGTATATCCAGTCCCATTATAGGCACAGCGACTTGTCGCTGAATTATTTGTCGGATCATTTTCGGGTGAGCGTGTCGCACCTGAGCAAAATGTTCAAGGAGTATACGGGAAGCAATTTTATCGACTACCTGATGGAAATCCGAATAGAAAAAGCGAAGGAGCTGCTCGCGGGCAGCCAGGAGAAAATCCGGGACATCGCCGAAGCGGTAGGCTATACCAATGTAAACAGCTTTACGCGCATTTTCAAAAAAATAACGGGCTTGACGCCTAGTGAATTCAGAGAACGGGAATGGGCCAAGGAGGAAGAGGAGCAAGCAGGCTCGGCCTAA
- a CDS encoding sugar-binding protein: MLSAKSIIRLLIVLCIFMPLLSPIAGRANAASDGLIDELNDYTKMFSHSANVVFDTSNPQYLGGDTKRVTRNSTADGTFVYKTSYDMESFTVPAYYWTGTPLVDLKFFTSADGTDYVPVVPDVYMSGPAASSWQMYAYEAFGLPAGTRYLKIVISGNDKFWTPQVSRVILNLNTGSPMPNIPSGTALEGAAEITLTSATPGAQIFYKKSGETAYQLYQGPIPVSTQTSFDTYAQKDGLTPSEVKTLQYYSKSDWAMDRYGQAVKASFPEKVTEDAQLRQDVAEDQQYYDSLAVPSGRDRFGGLADSEEPYGLSATGYFSIQQADGRTVMVTPNGNVFFSLGVNVISSNETYTQTAGREKSFEWIPGKTGEFATAFRGGSSDLSYYIANRIRKFGVPFEEESFVREGMNRIQKWGFNTVGAWSGNYATASGVPHVKMLPTANMAWAQVSGLHYLDIFADNAEQNIDSVLAQSLPAYREDPALIGYFMENEIHFHKISSVIPQAKASQVASKRKLVDLLESWYNGDIAAFNTAWNTSFTGFNELDEAALTVKTEPAQEDMYKFIKVYADTLYGTIAKVFRKYDPNHLLLGDRWLNQTAQNARLRDILAEASGNSFDVISYNYYAKDASISQLKAIHDKSGGKPIMITEFNFGTAEQGLNSGVIPVDTQEERQLRYRNYVELTASLGYVVGTHWFNYLDQPATGRWWEGYTGERYNTGLVNVADRPYKGFLQGVKQSNDDIYSVVLGQREPFRYDFGEIDRPANRTLEIGRASTPMQIDGIRDDGYDSARQVILKSGDRIVGTGGSGMKAAYDWAWDSEHLYLYADITDPTPMMNPYRDGNLWKGDGVELFVGPEQTDVRQGLLVSDRQLILSAGLKDNGEPYWRWFNTGEQPLINMMVRRHASGDGYALEAAIPWNHLNVTPAVGQTMRFDFGFDDSEDGVRRLRQWLWNGLDGNASNRGNWGMATLGGAADTSPPEIVVTGAEDGQSYDKETTPVISVEDAGSGVKETVVQVDGLPWTAGLPITAKGPHVLLVTAADNAGNTTAYTSRFTIYGTTSLTAGRAEGEYSDIVSLEAWLKEEGGAAISGAEVHFMAGETPVGTAMTDADGHAALAYPIGLGVTGETASTTYPVTASVYQNDTHYYRGSVASGSLTVAREKASLLYTGPDSVRNDGDQILSLQVVQEQDGSAGSLAGLPVQFTISAIRPDGTLSEIDSSVTEQVYRTDSEGKVKAPVKLPSGLYQVEAQLLPNPYYESVQTVSELAVFDPAISPLQASGFIELEGGSFFGEKAKKLHLNLEPGMAKLHAEPQGKEFIVETVNWFLVSGNSMYWQGEATRDGARYVIRLMFQNDGDGKGPYKTLSLILWEENATEPVYQVYGAGFQGEAG, encoded by the coding sequence ATGTTATCTGCCAAAAGCATCATCCGTCTCTTGATTGTGCTGTGTATCTTCATGCCGCTGCTTTCGCCAATAGCCGGCAGAGCGAATGCTGCAAGTGATGGGCTTATCGATGAATTGAATGATTATACTAAAATGTTCAGCCATTCCGCCAACGTTGTCTTCGATACCTCGAACCCGCAATATTTGGGAGGGGATACGAAGCGGGTCACCCGGAACAGTACGGCGGACGGCACGTTCGTGTATAAAACGTCCTATGACATGGAATCGTTCACGGTTCCCGCCTATTACTGGACGGGAACGCCTCTGGTCGATTTGAAGTTCTTCACCTCGGCCGACGGCACGGACTATGTGCCGGTTGTGCCGGATGTGTATATGTCCGGGCCGGCCGCTTCCAGCTGGCAAATGTATGCCTATGAAGCCTTTGGCCTGCCGGCCGGCACTCGGTATTTAAAGATTGTCATCAGCGGCAATGACAAGTTCTGGACCCCTCAAGTGTCCCGGGTCATCCTGAACCTAAACACCGGTTCCCCTATGCCGAATATTCCGTCCGGTACGGCGTTGGAGGGGGCGGCGGAGATAACCCTTACAAGCGCAACCCCCGGTGCCCAAATCTTTTACAAGAAATCGGGAGAGACGGCGTATCAGCTCTACCAAGGGCCTATCCCCGTATCGACCCAAACCTCCTTCGATACTTATGCGCAGAAAGACGGCTTGACTCCCAGCGAGGTGAAAACGCTTCAGTATTACTCCAAGTCCGATTGGGCTATGGACCGCTACGGTCAAGCAGTAAAGGCCAGCTTCCCGGAAAAGGTGACCGAGGATGCCCAGCTTCGTCAAGATGTGGCGGAGGACCAGCAATATTACGACAGCCTGGCGGTTCCTTCCGGACGTGACCGGTTCGGGGGATTGGCCGACAGCGAGGAGCCGTATGGGCTTTCGGCCACCGGTTATTTCAGCATTCAGCAAGCCGACGGGCGTACGGTGATGGTAACCCCTAACGGGAATGTGTTCTTCAGTCTCGGCGTCAATGTCATCTCGTCCAATGAAACGTACACGCAGACTGCCGGAAGGGAAAAAAGCTTCGAGTGGATTCCCGGGAAAACCGGAGAATTCGCTACGGCCTTTCGCGGGGGCAGCTCGGATCTTTCCTACTATATCGCGAACCGGATCCGTAAATTCGGGGTTCCGTTTGAAGAAGAGTCCTTTGTCCGGGAAGGCATGAACCGCATTCAAAAATGGGGCTTCAACACCGTAGGAGCCTGGTCCGGAAATTACGCCACGGCTTCCGGCGTTCCGCATGTGAAAATGCTGCCGACGGCGAACATGGCCTGGGCACAAGTAAGCGGGCTGCATTACTTGGATATTTTCGCCGATAACGCTGAGCAGAACATCGATTCGGTTCTGGCCCAGAGCCTGCCCGCCTACCGGGAGGACCCGGCTCTTATCGGATATTTTATGGAAAATGAGATTCACTTCCATAAAATTTCCTCGGTCATTCCCCAGGCGAAAGCGAGTCAGGTGGCGTCCAAGCGCAAGCTGGTCGACCTGCTCGAGAGCTGGTACAACGGCGATATCGCGGCGTTCAATACCGCCTGGAACACTTCGTTTACCGGCTTTAACGAGCTGGATGAGGCGGCGTTAACCGTGAAGACGGAGCCGGCGCAGGAAGACATGTATAAGTTTATAAAGGTGTACGCTGATACGCTATACGGGACCATCGCCAAAGTCTTCCGCAAGTATGACCCGAATCACCTGCTGCTTGGCGACCGCTGGCTGAATCAAACGGCCCAGAATGCCAGACTGCGCGACATTCTCGCCGAGGCTTCCGGGAATTCTTTTGACGTGATCAGCTACAATTACTACGCGAAGGATGCCAGTATCAGCCAACTGAAGGCGATTCACGACAAATCGGGCGGCAAGCCGATCATGATCACGGAATTTAACTTCGGCACGGCGGAGCAGGGCTTGAATTCCGGCGTGATCCCTGTAGATACGCAGGAAGAGAGGCAGCTCCGCTACCGGAATTACGTCGAGCTGACGGCATCACTTGGTTACGTCGTCGGCACACACTGGTTTAATTATCTCGACCAGCCCGCCACCGGCCGCTGGTGGGAAGGCTACACCGGGGAGAGATACAACACCGGTCTGGTCAACGTGGCGGACCGTCCTTACAAGGGTTTCCTACAAGGGGTGAAACAGAGCAACGACGATATCTACAGCGTTGTGCTCGGACAGCGGGAACCGTTCCGGTATGATTTCGGCGAGATCGACCGTCCGGCCAACCGTACCTTGGAGATTGGCCGCGCCTCCACTCCTATGCAGATCGACGGAATCCGGGACGACGGATATGATTCCGCCCGCCAGGTGATCCTGAAGTCGGGAGACCGCATTGTCGGAACCGGCGGCTCCGGAATGAAGGCGGCCTATGACTGGGCATGGGATTCGGAGCATCTGTACCTCTACGCAGATATCACGGACCCTACCCCGATGATGAATCCTTACCGCGACGGGAACCTATGGAAGGGCGACGGGGTCGAGCTGTTTGTAGGCCCGGAGCAGACGGACGTCCGGCAGGGGCTGCTCGTATCCGACCGTCAGCTGATCTTGAGCGCCGGCTTAAAGGATAACGGTGAGCCTTACTGGAGATGGTTCAACACGGGAGAGCAGCCGCTTATCAACATGATGGTCCGGCGGCATGCTTCCGGGGATGGGTATGCATTGGAAGCTGCCATTCCCTGGAATCATCTGAACGTAACTCCGGCGGTGGGGCAGACTATGCGGTTCGACTTCGGCTTTGACGACAGTGAGGACGGGGTCCGCCGGCTGCGGCAGTGGCTGTGGAACGGACTGGACGGAAATGCCAGCAACCGGGGGAACTGGGGGATGGCCACGCTGGGAGGAGCCGCCGATACATCACCGCCGGAGATCGTCGTGACAGGAGCGGAAGACGGACAAAGCTATGACAAGGAGACCACGCCGGTCATTTCGGTAGAAGATGCCGGGAGCGGGGTTAAAGAAACGGTCGTGCAAGTAGACGGTCTCCCTTGGACCGCCGGATTGCCGATCACGGCCAAGGGACCTCATGTCTTGCTGGTGACGGCAGCGGACAACGCCGGGAACACCACCGCTTACACGAGCCGCTTCACCATTTATGGCACCACAAGCTTGACTGCCGGCCGGGCGGAAGGAGAATACAGCGACATCGTTTCTTTGGAGGCTTGGCTGAAAGAGGAAGGGGGGGCGGCGATCTCCGGGGCGGAGGTCCATTTCATGGCGGGCGAAACGCCCGTAGGCACGGCCATGACGGATGCGGACGGTCATGCCGCGCTGGCTTATCCGATCGGCCTTGGGGTAACGGGCGAGACGGCTAGCACCACTTATCCGGTCACCGCTTCGGTTTATCAGAACGACACCCATTATTATCGCGGCAGCGTTGCATCCGGCAGCCTGACCGTTGCCCGGGAGAAAGCCTCCCTCCTCTATACCGGACCGGATTCGGTAAGGAATGACGGGGATCAGATCCTCTCGTTGCAGGTAGTCCAAGAGCAGGACGGAAGCGCAGGTTCTCTAGCCGGACTACCGGTTCAGTTTACGATTTCGGCCATCCGTCCCGACGGGACCCTGTCGGAGATCGATTCGTCAGTTACGGAGCAGGTCTACCGGACGGACAGCGAAGGGAAAGTTAAGGCTCCCGTTAAACTGCCTAGCGGACTCTATCAGGTGGAAGCCCAGCTTCTGCCCAATCCATACTACGAATCGGTTCAAACGGTCTCTGAGCTGGCCGTGTTCGATCCTGCCATAAGCCCGCTTCAAGCTTCCGGCTTCATCGAGCTGGAGGGCGGCAGCTTCTTCGGGGAAAAAGCCAAGAAGCTCCATCTCAACCTTGAGCCGGGGATGGCGAAGCTTCATGCGGAGCCGCAAGGGAAGGAGTTCATCGTCGAAACCGTCAACTGGTTCCTGGTCTCCGGGAATTCCATGTATTGGCAGGGGGAAGCAACTAGGGACGGAGCCCGGTATGTCATTCGCCTCATGTTCCAGAATGACGGGGACGGGAAAGGGCCTTACAAGACGCTTTCGCTTATCCTATGGGAGGAGAATGCCACGGAACCTGTTTATCAGGTGTACGGCGCCGGCTTCCAAGGAGAAGCAGGATAA
- a CDS encoding carbohydrate ABC transporter permease, with translation MVQSSGWFRALNAILLACFACATLFPFLNIVAVSFSSSRAINAGEVSVWPIELSFDAYHNLIADGQLLVAMKNTVLLTVVGTALNMLFTVLAAYPLSKRRLKGRNFLLMAILFTMLFGGGLIPNFLLVSTLGLINSYWGLWLPALISAYNMFVLKSFFEGLPEELEESAAIDGAKDLSILWKIILPLSLPVMAALTLFYAVGWWNSYMNVLIYIKSTDKLSLMVKLYQMMQNIGPELLSTSNGEGVSQATITPEGVRAASIVLSILPILCVYPFLQKHFVKGVLLGSVKG, from the coding sequence ATGGTTCAATCCTCCGGATGGTTCCGGGCGCTGAATGCGATCCTGCTGGCGTGCTTCGCCTGCGCCACCTTGTTTCCTTTTCTTAACATCGTGGCCGTATCCTTCAGCAGCAGCCGAGCGATCAACGCCGGCGAGGTATCGGTATGGCCCATTGAGCTGAGCTTCGACGCCTATCACAACCTGATTGCCGACGGACAGCTTCTTGTGGCGATGAAGAACACGGTCCTTCTTACCGTTGTCGGTACAGCCCTTAATATGCTCTTCACCGTTCTAGCGGCATATCCCCTCTCGAAGAGGCGCCTGAAGGGGCGTAACTTTCTGCTGATGGCGATCCTGTTTACGATGCTTTTCGGCGGCGGGCTGATTCCGAATTTTCTGCTGGTCAGCACGCTGGGCTTGATCAATTCCTATTGGGGGCTTTGGCTTCCCGCCCTGATCAGCGCGTATAACATGTTTGTTCTGAAATCTTTTTTTGAAGGACTGCCCGAAGAGTTGGAGGAATCCGCCGCCATCGACGGAGCCAAGGATTTATCGATTCTGTGGAAGATAATCCTCCCCCTTTCCCTGCCGGTTATGGCCGCCTTGACGTTGTTTTACGCGGTTGGCTGGTGGAACTCGTATATGAATGTGCTCATTTACATCAAAAGCACGGATAAACTATCCCTTATGGTTAAGCTGTACCAAATGATGCAGAACATCGGACCCGAGCTGCTCAGCACCTCGAACGGCGAGGGGGTCTCGCAGGCTACCATCACGCCGGAAGGTGTCCGGGCCGCTTCGATTGTCTTATCCATTCTTCCGATTCTGTGTGTATATCCATTCCTGCAGAAGCACTTTGTCAAGGGGGTTCTGTTGGGCTCCGTAAAAGGATAA
- a CDS encoding PIG-L deacetylase family protein: MKVMTIYAHPADTITNCGGTLALHAKRGDEVVALILTHGGRLHPNKYAEEWRKENPDPAIVQAGLEDIALNKRRELERAAEHIGISKLILLDYDDNYSTVQEDIVNRIAEELSKERPDVVICDYPMNPAIHNPHTLATQMAFAALSKVSLYLRNLDGHEEFQVKQIFLTTLPVSPMDGLSLNGLRNDVFVDITPVVGEKVRAMDEFKSQGYSGLFARKLIESFNGEYGRAAGVNYAEGFYRVYNETHDHLPLTEAAKRSDLLTRHLTYSTMNLRAMYPVAEES; the protein is encoded by the coding sequence ATGAAAGTGATGACCATTTATGCGCATCCCGCGGACACGATTACGAACTGCGGAGGCACCCTTGCGCTTCACGCCAAGCGCGGGGATGAAGTCGTCGCCCTCATCCTGACGCACGGCGGGCGGCTGCATCCGAACAAGTACGCGGAGGAGTGGAGAAAAGAGAATCCCGATCCCGCGATCGTTCAGGCCGGCTTGGAAGACATCGCGCTCAACAAACGGCGGGAGCTCGAACGTGCAGCGGAGCACATTGGCATCTCGAAGCTAATTCTTCTCGATTACGACGACAATTACTCTACCGTGCAGGAAGACATCGTCAATCGGATCGCCGAGGAACTTTCCAAGGAACGGCCGGATGTGGTGATCTGCGATTATCCGATGAACCCGGCGATTCATAATCCCCATACCTTGGCAACCCAGATGGCGTTTGCCGCTCTAAGCAAAGTTTCGCTCTATTTGAGAAATTTGGACGGCCATGAGGAATTCCAAGTAAAACAGATCTTTCTCACGACCCTCCCGGTAAGTCCGATGGACGGGTTAAGCTTAAACGGCCTGCGCAACGATGTATTCGTGGACATCACTCCGGTCGTAGGAGAGAAGGTCAGGGCCATGGATGAGTTCAAAAGCCAGGGCTACAGCGGTCTTTTTGCCAGAAAATTAATCGAATCCTTCAACGGCGAATACGGCCGGGCGGCCGGAGTCAATTATGCCGAAGGCTTCTACCGGGTATACAACGAGACGCACGATCATCTCCCGCTGACGGAAGCAGCCAAGCGCAGCGACCTTCTGACCCGGCACTTGACGTACTCGACGATGAACCTGCGCGCCATGTACCCGGTGGCGGAGGAGAGTTGA
- a CDS encoding extracellular solute-binding protein produces the protein MNMSVKKWTLAALPVCLAAAVVVSGCSKGTDSSGAAGGPSPADGRQEDKYDKLPKDVSISMFDRGQVSSDEGTYEENRWVKWIREQSGIQLKVVPVPRNQAQDKLNVLIASNQAPDLIWEYDRNYIGNLVTQGVIQPIDEYIDKYSTSYKKYLQENPELKPYITFDGKMYAVTTKRTISTVANHGIWIRKDWLDKLGLKAPTTMEEFIAVAQAFKDRDPDGNGKADTVPIIGYTTGDGYAAMFGVDWVDWYLEDGKMKYGPTLDRYGDALAAEKTIYDLGLADKEYFTDKDNSRAKQLWTTGKAGICLCQWGGTTTTMNRDLLANNPNAEPVPLEPVATKYGKYGLYQETPAYIYVTFNKNMKNPKAAVQYLDWLMDKGWFTLSNGNEGVHYKLMNGIPQKTDADKFKKEVQYANEYAVLRPMTEKPEDLLIKAAQDPLSQKLAKLESDSLKIATKNKFRRDIPYQPNIIEINELKASFQKTIDEIRAKSVTQGKNYSAEKAIEDIRKEWKRLGGDKAEQQAQEWYEKNKANFK, from the coding sequence ATGAACATGTCAGTCAAAAAATGGACCCTGGCGGCCCTGCCCGTCTGCCTTGCCGCCGCGGTCGTGGTGTCCGGATGCTCCAAAGGCACCGATTCATCGGGCGCCGCCGGCGGTCCATCCCCGGCAGACGGCAGGCAGGAAGATAAATACGACAAGCTGCCGAAGGACGTCAGCATCTCGATGTTTGACCGGGGACAGGTGTCGAGCGACGAAGGAACCTACGAGGAGAATCGCTGGGTCAAGTGGATCCGGGAGCAGTCCGGCATCCAATTGAAAGTCGTGCCGGTTCCGAGGAATCAGGCGCAAGACAAGCTGAACGTCCTGATTGCCTCCAACCAGGCCCCCGATCTGATTTGGGAATACGACCGCAACTATATCGGCAACCTGGTGACCCAAGGGGTTATTCAGCCCATCGACGAATATATCGACAAATACAGCACGTCCTATAAAAAATATTTGCAGGAAAACCCAGAGTTGAAGCCGTATATTACCTTTGATGGAAAAATGTATGCGGTTACGACGAAGAGGACCATCAGCACGGTAGCCAACCATGGAATATGGATTCGTAAGGATTGGCTGGATAAGCTGGGGCTGAAGGCACCAACGACAATGGAGGAATTTATCGCGGTCGCCCAGGCGTTCAAGGACCGGGATCCGGACGGCAACGGCAAAGCGGATACCGTGCCGATTATCGGCTACACGACCGGCGATGGGTATGCGGCCATGTTCGGCGTAGACTGGGTGGATTGGTATCTGGAAGACGGGAAGATGAAATACGGCCCGACGCTTGACCGGTACGGCGACGCCCTTGCGGCGGAGAAAACCATCTATGATCTCGGACTAGCGGACAAAGAATACTTCACGGACAAAGACAATTCCAGAGCCAAGCAGCTGTGGACGACAGGCAAGGCGGGCATCTGTTTGTGCCAATGGGGCGGGACGACTACGACGATGAACCGGGATCTGCTCGCGAACAACCCGAATGCCGAGCCGGTTCCGCTGGAGCCTGTCGCAACCAAATACGGGAAGTACGGTTTGTACCAGGAAACCCCTGCTTATATTTACGTGACGTTTAACAAGAACATGAAAAACCCGAAAGCCGCCGTTCAATATTTGGATTGGCTGATGGACAAAGGCTGGTTTACGTTATCGAACGGCAACGAAGGGGTTCATTATAAGCTTATGAATGGCATTCCGCAGAAAACCGATGCCGATAAATTCAAGAAGGAAGTTCAGTACGCGAACGAATATGCGGTGCTGCGGCCGATGACGGAGAAGCCGGAGGATCTGCTGATTAAAGCGGCTCAGGATCCTCTGTCCCAGAAGCTCGCCAAACTGGAATCGGATTCGCTGAAGATCGCGACCAAGAACAAGTTCAGGCGGGACATTCCCTATCAGCCTAATATTATAGAAATCAACGAGCTGAAAGCCTCCTTCCAGAAGACAATCGATGAGATCCGGGCGAAGTCGGTTACCCAAGGGAAGAACTATTCGGCCGAGAAGGCGATCGAGGATATCCGCAAGGAGTGGAAGCGTTTGGGCGGAGATAAGGCGGAGCAGCAGGCGCAGGAATGGTACGAGAAGAACAAGGCCAATTTTAAATAA